A window from Labrus mixtus chromosome 14, fLabMix1.1, whole genome shotgun sequence encodes these proteins:
- the LOC132988528 gene encoding collagenase 3-like — protein MAACRTRRHSATHMETFNLCVLLSLAVTVYCVPLPQVTVQDETFAESYLKNFFNLTEETGPTIRRGISPVTKKLGEMQRFFGLQITGTLDADTLAMMKKPRCGVPEGNIAQFTTFGGDLKWDKNSLTYRIENYTPDMSPSEIDDSIEKAFQVWANVTPLRFTRIYSGIADIMISFGSRSHGDYYPFDGPDGILAHAFAPAPGIGGDAHFDDDETFTFRSNSGYVLFMVAAHEFGHSLGLSHSDDAGALMYPLYSFNNPETFVLPRDDINGIQSLYGPNPDTDTFQPGPEPPTTPDSCDSTMVLDAVATLRGEMLFFKDSFFWRSHIQSSKSQQLPITNFWPDAPVNIDAAYESNVLDSVLLFKGRRVWAFSGYDIVPGFPKSISSYGLPESVQKVNAALYDAATGKTLFFVGSKYYSYDEAKKRMDKGFPKNVDQTFNGLTGEVTAAFQYKGFTYIYSGPYMFEYSLRSGRLFRVLRNDYFLRCNKN, from the exons ATGGCTGCCTGCAGGACAAGGAGACATTCAGCAACACACATGGAGACTTTCAATCTATGCGTTCTACTAAGCCTGGCAGTCACAGTCTACTGTGTGCCACTACCACAGGTGACTGTGCAGGATGAGACTTTTGCAGAG AGCTACCTGAAGAATTTCTTCAACCTTACGGAGGAGACGGGTCCGACTATCAGACGAGGAATCAGCCCTGTGACCAAGAAGCTGGGAGAAATGCAGCGATTCTTTGGTCTCCAGATCACCGGCACCCTGGATGCAGACACCTTAGCAATGATGAAGAAGCCCCGCTGCGGAGTTCCAGAAGGAAACATTGCCCAATTCACCACCTTTGGAGGCGACCTCAAGTGGGACAAAAACAGCCTCACCTACAG GATCGAGAACTACACACCTGACATGTCCCCATCAGAAATTGATGACTCCATAGAGAAAGCGTTTCAGGTTTGGGCCAATGTCACTCCACTGAGATTCACAAGAATCTACAGCGGCATCGCTGACATCATGATCTCCTTCGGAAGCAGAT CACATGGTGATTATTACCCCTTCGATGGCCCTGATGGCATTCTGGCCCACGCCTTCGCCCCGGCTCCTGGTATTGGAGGAGATGCTCactttgatgatgatgagaccTTCACTTTCCGCTCAAATTCAG GTTACGTCCTCTTCATGGTGGCCGCCCATGAGTTCGGTCACTCTCTGGGATTGTCTCACTCTGATGATGCTGGTGCTCTCATGTACCCCCTGTACTCATTCAATAACCCTGAAACCTTTGTTTTGCCCCGGGATGACATCAATGGAATCCAGTCTCTCTATG GTCCAAATCCTGACACGGATACTTTTCAGCCAGGACCTGAGCCCCCCACCACCCCTGATTCCTGTGATTCAACCATGGTGTTAGACGCTGTTGCCACCCTGCGAGGAGAGATGCTCTTCTTCAAGGACAG CTTCTTCTGGCGTAGCCACATTCAGAGCTCGAAATCTCAGCAACTCCCTATCACAAACTTCTGGCCAGATGCTCCCGTCAACATCGATGCTGCTTATGAAAGCAACGTGTTGGACAGCGTCTTACTCTTCAAAG GTCGTCGAGTGTGGGCTTTCAGTGGCTATGATATCGTGCCCGGCTTTCCCAAATCTATCTCCAGTTATGGTCTTCCTGAAAGTGTGCAGAAAGTCAATGCAGCTCTTTATGATGCAGCAACTGGCAAGACTCTGTTCTTCGTAGGCAGCAAGTACTACAG TTACGACGAGGCCAAGAAGAGAATGGATAAGGGATTCCCCAAGAATGTGGATCAAACCTTCAACGGACTGACCGGGGAGGTGACGGCAGCTTTCCAGTACAAAG GTTTTACTTACATTTACAGTGGACCGTACATGTTTGAGTACAGCCTGAGGAGTGGCAGACTGTTCCGAGTGCTGAGGAACGACTATTTCCTGCGCTGCAATAAGAACTAG